CAGTGAAAGATTGTTTTTCCTGTTGTTTTCCCACCAAAATATTAAAAGGGAATAATGATAGAAAATCCTATAATTGATTAGCAGATAAACATattctgtttaaacattttgattagtgattgtaatatttcataatgagataaataaaagaaaagtaataactattattttcatctttaaaaatCGTGAGACTAATATTTTATCCAATGTATTAAGATATGAATATAGACCTAGATGTAGATATTATAGGAATGACCGCAATCTCAAGAAACGATTCTCTCTTTACTCCAacactacatttcccagaaaGCCTTGACACAGGAAGTGGCGTCACTGTATAGGTTGCGCTGCTACGTGTTCGGACAAGGCAGGAAGTTGACATGTCACAGTTGCTGCATTGTTTTTTACACACTAATTAAGAGATTTGCTTTAATAATTGCTGATACTGCTGTCGAGCAGGTGAGTGTCATATTTTTATAACTTACCCTGAGAAGGAGCGACATTGTAGCTAACTAGTTTACCAGGTTATTATGTAGGATCGAGCCGAGGCCCAAGTAACAGCACTAAAGCTTTGGGTTTTGCATTGTGCTTAATAAAGCATCTACATTATGACTAGCAGGCTTGCTTTTAATACAGTGATTTGAGTTTGGTGTAATGTAAGAGTTACTGTATCATTGCTATCAGTTGTTATCCAGGACCTGTGTAAAGTAAATAAGAGTGATATGACTGATCTAGGATCCGCTATACATGTTTACATAGCAGATCATATTTATAGGAAGCACAAGAACTGATGAGCTGACAGTACATTTGATTATTAAGCTTAATGTTTAAGATTATAGATTATAGCTTGCAAATTAAATTCAtggacagatgatagatagttTTCTAGAAGTTTTCAGGCAGGGACAGATCTACTGTACTGTCTATTTACTGTAATGAAATTAATCGAGTTTGACTTGTTATACTTTTTGCCAAAACATATAAAGCTATAATTGTTGATAATGACCCAGCCACTCAAAAACAGTCACATAATTTAGTCCTAATGAGATTTACAAGATGCATGTGTTAAATCTGGACATCGGTGTATATCTTATAAATAACCAATAATTTGCAGCCCGATGTGTTTGTCGTAACCAAATTTCTCTCTCATCCCAACAGTATGTTGCCGACAAGCTCCCCACAGATCCACCAAAACGGCAGCCTCAGCGCACGGGATGCGGCACGGCACACGGCCGGTGCCAAACGCTACAAGTACCTGAGGCGACTCCTGCATTTCAGACAGATGGACTTTGAGTTCGCCATATGGCAGATGCTCTATCTGTTCACATCACCGCAGAAAGTGTACCGCAACTTCCACTACCGCAAACAAACTAAAGACCAGTGGGCCCGGGACGACCCTGCATTCCTGGTGTTGCTCAGCATCTGGCTGTGTGGTGAGCACTTTTGAAGGAAACATGGGAGAGGCTTTGGAAAGGAAACTTTTATTTGCTAACTAATGTTATCTCTGCAGTGTCGACGGTGGGCTTTGGTCTGGTTCTAGAAATGGGTTTTGTGGAGACCTTGAAGCTGTTGCTCTGGGTTGTTTTCATCGACTGCATCGGAGTTGGATTGCTCATATCTACACTCATGTGGTAAGGTGccccacacacaaacacacacacacacacacacacacacacaaaggttTGCATGCTGACCAAAATGTGTGCAATTCACCATGAAAtcacacagttttttttttttttttacagaattttgcagtgtttattataaatgctttatccgtgcacatcattattattttttttaattcatatgccctcgtaatttttttattaaaaacgtTAACCTCCCCTACCCCAGTTCTCTTCATAACTGTGTGTCTCGGCAGAAGGTGCGACTAAACACGCTCCACAACTGACTGAAAACTAGCAACTTCCTACGATCCAAACAATTCCTAAGGACAAATTCAAGtcccaataataataataatacatttacataatattCACACTTTACATAATATCGACAAATAATACAGATGTACAATCAAGGAACAACAAAgtgaacaggaagtcagatgGTGATCATATAACATACAAGACAATAAATGTGGCTCTGACAATGACAGAAATCATTCAGTTAGCAAAACATATGGTAAGTAAATGAGTTTTGAGTTTTGAACTAGTTGCAAGCGATTGAGGACTTTAGTGGGAAGGCTACAAAACAAAGAGTTAGTCCGGATGTGAGGTTATAAAAGCATGGATAACAGTTTCGGCATCTTTGAGATTTAGTTAAGGCCATATACGGACAATGTTGTGAAGGTGGAAAAAAACAGGAGTTAACAAGCTGGCTGATGTTTGGTTCAGAGCATTATCTGGAATTAAATAGTACCCCAAGAATCCATATAAGGATTCAGTATTCAGTTTTAAGAAGTTTGAGCCATCCATACTTTGAGCTCTTGTAGGCAGGAAGTGATGAAAGGGGGATGAAAAACAGAATTGGGCTGAACAGTAAGATAAATTTGTGAATCATCAGCGTAACTATGGAAATTAAGACCATGACGCTGGATTATCTGACCAAGAGGATATAGAAGTGAAATATAGAAAAAATAGAAGTGGACCAAGAACGTATCCTTGAGGTACACTATGGGAAACAGTGACGGAGTGGGATTTGTGTTTATTAATGCAAGTCAATTGTTGCCTGTCTGAAATTATGCCACTGAAAGACGGCACCAGTGATACCAAtagcagctttttttttttcttttccttttttttctaattccAGAAGCACtcggatatacgtcacaatatggaagaaaagactattgcaactttcgtttcatgccgactttaatgtTGACCTTGCTCATATGGTATTGATCCAGTTTCTATTTCTGGGTTATggatttttgtcttttttattgttaatttcAGAATTAAAATCTATTCTCCATTTAATTTGTACAAAGAAATTGCAGTTCACAATTTTACACGTCTTCATGAAATAAACCCAAACAGGGTGATTAGGACCCTAGTGCAAATTGAACTAaagctagaataaaataaatattggataaaaaaaacttacatttatatttaattggataaaaaaaacaaaaatattactaaaactgacaaaaataaattaaggcttaatagaaatattaaaaaacaaaaactaataaaaatgccaaaagcacataacaaaattactaaaatataaactgaaaagtcaaaaataaaagctaattaaaatttttaataaatactgtgaattatattatataaataatgctaaTAAAACACTGGCACAAAGAtgtgatttgtatttattttgactgactgactgtacattatcctGCTTAATACATGATTacttaccaaataaataaatggacatgaaatattgatcttattttatttatctgatAATTATTAGGAAATCATTGCCTGATTGTGCAGTTTAGTCATTATTATACAATAATGTTTGTCATGAATGACCAATCCGAATAAAGTACTTTAGAGAATGATATAATAAATTGGAATAATTTTACTAGAATATGTCATGTAGAGTTTTTTACAATAAAACTGTACAGTAATCCCTGTTTTGTCTTTTCCAGGTTTGTTACAAATAAATATCTGATGAAACATCATAGCAGAGATTATGATGTGGAGTGGGGCTATGCGTTTGACGTCCATCTAAATGCTTTCTACCCTCTCCTGGTCATTCTGCACTTTTTACAGCTGTTCTTCATCAACTGTAAGCAAAGAggtgtataaatgtataataagcTGTACTGTTTTCAGTTATGGACATTGTGAACACATCTTGCTCTTTTGACAGATATCGTTGTTACGAGTTCAGACTGGTTCCTGGGTTATTTTGTGGGAAACACCTTTTGGCTTATTGCAATCGGTTACTATATTTACATCACATTCCTGGGCTACAGTGGTAAGTGTTGTGATTGCTGCTGTATTTTTACCAACCATAAGTTCTTCAGCTGAAAATTGTCTAATTTTCTCTCCTTGTTTCTTTAGCGCTCCCATTCTTAATGAACACTGTGGTGCTTCTGTATCCCTTTGCTTTGCTCGGACTCCTGTATGTTCTCTCCATTTCACTTGGCTGGAACTTCACTAAAGGTCTCTGCTGGTTCTATAAGCACAGGGTCCAGTAGAGGGCGCCAGAGCACATGAGGGACATTGCAGTGCACATGTGCTCTTAAAGATGGATGGAATGTTTGTTGTTGCTCTTGGGACTTTCTGACTTTTTGTATGTATCTGTAAATATCAGTTTGGTTATAGAGGAAAAAGAGTTTCAATTGTTTATGGTGtcatttttttcctttatttgATACTCAACCCTCATTTAATGTTGTGATGTGGTTTTGAAAATGCAAACATGGGGAAAAGTGCATAATATGTCTGCTTGGATGCTGCACTTTTTACTCATGAGAATGTGtacaataaagatatttttaaagaaacagATTTTTAGTTTATTCAAATAATGTCCTTTATCGCATGAAATGTGACTGAAATGTATTTTctgaaatgtatataaaaatacattttccacTTTTTAGTTGCATATATGGCCATAATTAAAGTATTAAGGTGTTTCTTGAAAATTGTAAGGGATTctatttttcacaaaaatgcaAAGCAATTAAGTAGTTTCTaaagaaatttaacaacataaatccatataaaaatacaaaactaactacataaaaacaaatcaaataaaatatttttatagattCAAAATAAATTTCAAGGGCTGCTTGGAAATATCCGCATCCGGCTgaaccttgtgaggtgtgacaTCACAGGTGCGCGCGCACCTCCTTTGGTTTTTTTCACACACGCTCTGTCATCGGCCACGCGCCTGCGCGACCTCAAACGACCACACGTGACGTCAGACAGCAGCATGGCGGCCAAGGTGACTCCAGCGATACCGTATTTGActgaaaaataatgtttctaATTTTTAGCTGTCGACTCTTAATTGTAGTTGGTGATTATATGTGGGAGAAAGGCCAATTGACATAGAAATTAGATCAGTAGATAGTGTGATAAACGTTTTTAACTGACCGGCGCGAGCATCACTGAGCTTATCACTACGCTCGCGCTGAGACTTTGACTGAATTCAGTGTCTGTGAGGAtcataaaaccataaaaaatatcagaaatgtgttttaaacaacattaatCAGCTCTTTAACAACATACTGTGTTGTTAGAGATTagtttttgtttataaagtgAAGTCAGGCGTGCAAGGATTATGTCGTGTGGGCGAAATTGGGCTCATTTTATTCTTCAGGGACTCTATGGcttcatgtgtgtttgtgttggttAATTAGTGGTTGGTTTATTTTTGGCTAtatgtgctttttaaaaaaattggtTTAGTTTTGCATATATTCAGTGCAATATTTATGAGCCGGAAAGTCTCAGTGATATTGAATGTGCCCTTAAACCGCGTATAGCATTTGATTTTTACGTGAGgattttggaataaatgtagTTTTGACCGTTCTCTCAATAAAACCTTGTAATCCTGGGACTCAAAAACACCGAGTTTTGTCATAGATACAGATAGATCTGTTAGGTTAAAACATACAATGCATTTCTCTAGATGTCACTAGATTACTAGGGTAGTTCTTTTGTGATTATAATTATGGATAATAGCTGTTTAGATGCACATTCTGTCTCTATAGTGTCTTTCAACCTTattgttgtgttgttgttttgcaGGTGCAGTCAACCAAAAGGGCCGACCCTAACGAGCTGAAGGTCATCTTTCTAAAGGTATGATTAAACAGCAGAAATCCTTCCTTTAAAAGTTGTATTATGATTTTGGTTTGTTTTCTCCTTTACACTGTGTAAAATGAGCAGCTTTGAACCAGATGTGCAACCTTAGATGCAAAGTAGTTATGACTTTGGGCTGTCATTACAGCTTTATTTCCTTAGTCACGCTGTACTTTAATTGTCACACTGCTGTCTGTAAGTTTAGGATGCTTCAGAATGTCAAGTTCACTTCAGCATGCACATCATGACCGATTGGAGCCGTCTCCTTTTTCcaaaagcaacacaaagagAGACTTGCATGCACAGGAAGGAACGGCTAgacacctgtgtgtgtgtgtgtgtttgtgggcaAATAGCTCTCTGGCTTTAAATGTCCTTCAGGGCTCTTATGTTCATGTAGTGATTTTTGATCTCTTCTGCCATTGAGATCTTATGTGTCTGTCAGCCGAGAGTAGTTGTTTCTTGGGCCGTGTTGGGCCACTTTGGTGTCTGGTAACACAGTGACTTGTGTGCGATGTGGCTCTATTAATAGTACTCAAGCATGTAAGATGGATGGAAGACACGAATGTCAGGTCTTGCTAAGGTCAGAGGGCATCTCCCTTCAGCATTTTGTGtccagaattttatttttattttatttattttttacaaaactgGGAAAATACAACTCGCTTGGCTCATGAATGTGATGTCACCTTTTCCTAGTTGTCCTAGTAGGCGGATGTTTGTACTTGACAAGTAAGATTGCAGCTTGCATGTTGCCAAAACAGTTGTT
Above is a genomic segment from Chanodichthys erythropterus isolate Z2021 chromosome 21, ASM2448905v1, whole genome shotgun sequence containing:
- the unc50 gene encoding protein unc-50 homolog; this translates as MLPTSSPQIHQNGSLSARDAARHTAGAKRYKYLRRLLHFRQMDFEFAIWQMLYLFTSPQKVYRNFHYRKQTKDQWARDDPAFLVLLSIWLCVSTVGFGLVLEMGFVETLKLLLWVVFIDCIGVGLLISTLMWFVTNKYLMKHHSRDYDVEWGYAFDVHLNAFYPLLVILHFLQLFFINYIVVTSSDWFLGYFVGNTFWLIAIGYYIYITFLGYSALPFLMNTVVLLYPFALLGLLYVLSISLGWNFTKGLCWFYKHRVQ